The following proteins are encoded in a genomic region of Leptospira fainei serovar Hurstbridge str. BUT 6:
- a CDS encoding ethanolamine ammonia-lyase subunit EutB translates to MGYKTVLGTKTYLFPDLKNLLAKASPYRSGDELAGLAANTQEERVAAQMALADIYLSDFLNTEIIPGDIDEVTRLIFTRHDRKSFSKISHLTVGEFRDFLLKETTDAQLLESLRYAITPEMAAAVSKLMSNQDLILAAKKCLVITKFRNTIGLPGRLSVRLQPNHPTDDPKGVAASILDGLLLGSGDAVIGINPATDNVPTTIALLEMLDSIIQKYSIPTQSCVLAHLTTSMEAMKRKAPLDLVFQSIGGSEALNRSFGVNLELIREAREMALFLKRGTLGENVMYFETGQGSGLSAGAHHGIDQQTLETRAYAVAREFSPLLVNTVVGFIGPEYLYNGKQILRAGLEDHFCGKLLGLPMGVDVCYTNHADADQDDMDTLLTLLGVAGCNYIMGVPGADDVMLSYQSTSFHDALYLRQVLGLKPSPEFESWLLETGIFSSATGFLPKEENGFKLLDEFLTGKN, encoded by the coding sequence ATGGGTTATAAAACCGTTCTAGGAACGAAGACTTATCTTTTCCCGGATCTTAAAAATCTTCTCGCGAAGGCGAGTCCCTACCGCTCCGGGGATGAGCTTGCGGGTTTGGCCGCCAATACTCAAGAGGAAAGAGTTGCCGCACAGATGGCCTTGGCGGATATATATTTATCAGATTTTTTGAATACAGAAATCATTCCCGGCGACATAGACGAAGTTACTCGATTGATTTTTACTCGCCATGATAGAAAATCCTTTTCCAAAATATCACATTTAACGGTCGGGGAATTCAGGGATTTTTTATTGAAAGAAACGACGGATGCCCAATTGCTCGAAAGCCTGCGTTACGCGATTACTCCTGAAATGGCGGCGGCAGTTTCGAAGCTCATGTCCAATCAGGATTTGATTCTTGCCGCAAAGAAATGCCTGGTAATAACGAAATTTCGAAATACGATAGGGCTTCCTGGCAGACTTTCCGTGCGTTTACAACCGAACCATCCCACCGACGATCCCAAAGGAGTCGCTGCCAGCATCTTGGACGGACTTCTCTTAGGAAGCGGGGACGCCGTGATAGGAATCAATCCGGCGACCGATAATGTTCCGACAACAATCGCGTTATTAGAAATGCTTGATTCGATCATTCAGAAGTATTCTATTCCGACTCAGTCCTGTGTTTTAGCTCACTTAACCACTTCGATGGAGGCGATGAAGCGCAAGGCCCCTTTAGATCTCGTGTTTCAGTCCATCGGAGGGAGCGAGGCTTTAAATCGAAGTTTCGGGGTAAATTTGGAACTCATTCGGGAGGCGAGGGAAATGGCCTTGTTCCTAAAACGGGGAACGTTAGGCGAAAACGTGATGTACTTCGAGACGGGTCAAGGGAGCGGCTTATCCGCAGGAGCTCATCACGGAATCGATCAGCAGACTTTGGAAACGAGAGCATATGCCGTCGCTCGGGAATTTTCTCCGTTATTGGTGAATACCGTCGTAGGTTTTATCGGTCCGGAATATTTGTATAACGGAAAACAGATCCTTAGAGCGGGACTGGAGGATCATTTTTGCGGCAAACTATTGGGATTACCGATGGGAGTGGATGTTTGTTATACTAATCACGCGGATGCGGATCAAGATGATATGGATACCTTATTAACGCTATTAGGAGTTGCAGGATGCAATTACATAATGGGCGTTCCGGGAGCGGATGACGTTATGCTCTCATACCAAAGCACTTCGTTTCATGACGCACTGTATTTACGACAGGTATTAGGATTGAAGCCGTCGCCGGAATTCGAGTCTTGGCTTTTGGAGACGGGGATCTTTTCTTCGGCTACCGGTTTTCTTCCGAAGGAAGAAAACGGATTCAAATTGTTAGACGAGTTTTTAACCGGGAAAAATTGA
- the eutC gene encoding ethanolamine ammonia-lyase subunit EutC yields the protein MPSFESWKKMTSARIGLSRSGGSLSTKDLLQFRLDHARAKDAVLLEPKFGELLIELDHIGKKYGIEAVPAESRAKDRGEYLLRPDLGRSLSEPSHGELLGRKGSYDLDLVCVDGLSAKAIDSNLLPFLESLLPKLKDYKLGPLVLTRLGRVAIGDEIGQCLGAKAVVVIIGERPGLSSADSLGVYLTYEPTIGKTDERRNCVSNIRPGGLEFEAASVKTRYLLEEALKRRLSGVELKDEMDPSFFVQGGTKQLD from the coding sequence ATGCCTTCTTTTGAAAGCTGGAAAAAAATGACCTCCGCAAGAATCGGCTTATCGCGATCGGGAGGATCTCTTTCCACAAAGGATCTCCTGCAGTTTAGGCTAGACCATGCAAGAGCAAAGGACGCCGTACTGCTCGAGCCTAAGTTCGGAGAATTATTGATCGAACTCGATCATATCGGAAAAAAATACGGAATCGAGGCGGTCCCGGCGGAAAGCCGGGCGAAAGATCGAGGGGAATATTTGTTACGTCCCGATTTAGGTCGTAGTTTATCGGAGCCGTCGCACGGTGAACTTTTAGGCAGGAAAGGATCTTACGACCTGGATCTTGTTTGTGTGGATGGGTTATCGGCTAAAGCGATCGATTCAAATCTACTCCCGTTTCTGGAATCACTTCTACCTAAATTGAAAGATTATAAGCTCGGACCCTTGGTGCTAACTCGCTTGGGTCGGGTGGCAATCGGAGACGAAATCGGACAGTGCCTAGGCGCGAAAGCTGTAGTCGTTATCATCGGCGAAAGACCGGGACTCTCTTCGGCAGATAGCCTCGGAGTATATTTAACGTATGAACCGACGATAGGTAAAACGGACGAACGACGAAATTGTGTTTCCAATATTCGTCCGGGAGGTTTAGAATTTGAAGCGGCTTCGGTTAAAACCCGTTATTTGTTGGAAGAAGCGTTAAAAAGAAGGCTTTCAGGAGTGGAGCTAAAGGATGAAATGGACCCATCCTTTTTTGTTCAAGGGGGAACGAAGCAACTTGACTAA
- a CDS encoding cytochrome c biogenesis protein CcdA: MFFSAGIFAQNQEYRGAHSYIELKAVSRSENTLRLALYIEAQPGWHVYWKNPGDSGSSLRTDWKSNPSGIATDWEWPVPERIELGDLVNFGYEKPTVLFSDYKIPKSDQSFRIEANLRWLVCKEECVPESGTLIIHKIQKFLPESGSGKYFAYQRSLKELPHTPEAGLAISFRKKKDSFLFRIKGNDLPEKFDFFPADPRIVSNQKPRTLEYSKNLIEFEIPASEYASGAPNSIRGVLTLGSQIYSIRANESKVGYLLEAIFFAFLGGILLNLMPCVFPVLFLKAFAISQTSNKQTKRIESLFYFGGVLSFFWILFFGFEILRSSGESLGWGYQLQNASFVFFLILVFVFLGLNMLGAFDFAVGLSGPIVRLADQKGKVGAFFSGALTVLVATPCTAPFMGSALAYAFSENILNGLSVFTSMAAGMSLPFLIFQNSSGLAKFLPKPGEWMRTFKEFLAFPLLMTAVWLFWVFSGITNRNDSSLALLIILLLVFMIWIFRIADSKIIKMGILGLAMISILCSFYFFRNTAMPIPTLESGHDKISTEEYSKERLEFHLKERHSVFLYFTADWCITCKFNERTVLSSETVLNEFRTKGIVVLKGDWTSEDPKVSAALESYGRNSVPFYVYYPKDKRENPRFLPTMLTTGLMLDALR, from the coding sequence ATGTTTTTTTCTGCGGGAATTTTCGCGCAAAACCAGGAATATCGGGGCGCCCATTCTTATATAGAATTGAAGGCGGTATCAAGATCCGAAAACACTCTTCGCTTGGCTCTTTACATCGAAGCACAACCGGGCTGGCACGTTTATTGGAAAAATCCCGGCGACTCGGGGTCCTCTTTACGAACGGATTGGAAATCGAACCCGTCCGGCATCGCTACAGATTGGGAATGGCCGGTGCCGGAGCGAATCGAATTGGGGGATCTGGTTAATTTTGGGTATGAGAAACCGACGGTTCTATTTTCGGATTATAAAATTCCAAAATCCGACCAATCGTTTCGCATCGAAGCGAACTTACGTTGGCTCGTATGTAAGGAAGAATGTGTTCCCGAATCTGGAACTTTAATCATTCATAAAATACAAAAATTCCTTCCTGAATCCGGATCCGGAAAATACTTCGCATATCAAAGAAGCCTAAAGGAATTGCCGCATACTCCCGAAGCGGGATTGGCGATTTCTTTCAGAAAAAAGAAAGATAGTTTTCTGTTTCGGATAAAAGGGAACGATCTCCCGGAGAAATTCGATTTTTTCCCCGCGGATCCCCGGATCGTATCGAATCAAAAACCTAGAACTTTAGAATATTCAAAAAATTTGATAGAATTCGAAATTCCTGCGTCCGAATATGCTTCGGGAGCTCCGAATTCTATTCGGGGAGTTTTAACTTTAGGATCTCAGATCTATTCTATTCGGGCGAATGAATCGAAAGTAGGCTATTTACTCGAAGCGATATTTTTCGCATTCCTTGGCGGGATTCTATTGAATCTGATGCCTTGTGTTTTTCCGGTTTTGTTTTTGAAGGCTTTCGCGATTTCTCAAACTTCGAATAAACAAACAAAGAGAATCGAGTCCTTATTCTACTTCGGCGGAGTGCTTTCCTTTTTTTGGATTTTGTTTTTCGGATTCGAGATTCTTCGATCCAGCGGAGAAAGTTTGGGTTGGGGGTATCAACTTCAGAATGCTTCCTTCGTTTTTTTTCTGATCCTCGTGTTCGTATTTCTCGGATTAAATATGTTAGGCGCTTTTGACTTTGCCGTCGGTCTAAGTGGGCCGATAGTAAGATTGGCTGATCAAAAGGGGAAGGTTGGCGCATTTTTCTCGGGAGCTTTGACCGTCCTCGTTGCTACACCATGCACGGCTCCCTTTATGGGTTCTGCGTTAGCATACGCTTTCTCCGAGAATATTTTAAACGGTCTATCCGTGTTCACGTCCATGGCCGCAGGAATGTCCTTACCGTTCCTCATATTTCAGAACAGTAGCGGGTTAGCGAAATTTTTACCCAAGCCGGGAGAATGGATGCGGACGTTTAAAGAGTTTCTTGCGTTTCCGCTACTAATGACTGCAGTCTGGCTGTTCTGGGTTTTTAGCGGAATCACGAATCGAAACGATTCAAGTTTAGCGCTTCTTATAATTCTACTATTGGTTTTTATGATATGGATATTCAGAATTGCCGATTCGAAAATAATAAAAATGGGCATACTGGGATTGGCGATGATATCCATTTTATGTAGCTTTTATTTTTTCCGGAACACCGCTATGCCGATTCCTACTTTAGAATCCGGACACGATAAAATTTCCACCGAAGAATATTCCAAAGAAAGATTAGAATTTCATTTAAAAGAAAGACATAGCGTCTTTCTATATTTTACGGCCGATTGGTGCATCACTTGCAAGTTTAATGAAAGAACGGTTCTTTCTTCCGAAACGGTCTTGAACGAGTTTCGAACTAAGGGGATCGTAGTTTTGAAGGGAGATTGGACTAGTGAAGATCCGAAAGTTTCGGCGGCTTTGGAATCGTACGGAAGAAATAGCGTTCCTTTTTACGTTTATTATCCGAAAGATAAAAGGGAGAATCCCCGTTTTTTACCTACAATGTTGACTACCGGACTAATGCTCGACGCCTTACGATAA
- a CDS encoding membrane protein, with amino-acid sequence MQSKFANTTIAITSICGALFLFIGTYLHPMGADPNDALAAFTEYANDHHWVASHLVQLLGVVFMISSLIVLSTLFSNPSALVLGKIGTGWAISVLALAGALQAVDGIALKAMVNAWASAETTEQASLFHATLGVRQIEIGLASITSLVTGLTMLLFGFALLFDSIFPKWVGFLALLSGVPTCVAGIVIGYTGFSELSMIINMPASFLLLIWMFCIGILSWKRST; translated from the coding sequence ATGCAAAGTAAATTTGCAAATACCACAATCGCGATTACGTCAATCTGCGGAGCTCTTTTTTTATTTATTGGAACGTACTTGCATCCGATGGGTGCGGATCCGAACGATGCTTTAGCTGCCTTTACCGAATATGCAAACGATCATCATTGGGTCGCGAGTCATTTAGTTCAACTTCTGGGCGTGGTATTTATGATATCTTCGTTGATAGTTCTGAGTACCTTATTTTCCAACCCGTCTGCGCTCGTTTTAGGAAAGATCGGAACAGGTTGGGCGATATCGGTGTTGGCTTTAGCCGGCGCGTTGCAGGCGGTAGATGGAATTGCATTGAAAGCGATGGTGAATGCTTGGGCTTCCGCAGAAACGACCGAGCAAGCTAGTTTATTTCATGCGACGCTAGGCGTAAGGCAAATCGAGATCGGCTTAGCTAGCATTACTAGTTTGGTAACCGGATTAACCATGCTCTTATTTGGTTTTGCGTTGCTATTCGATTCAATTTTTCCGAAATGGGTAGGATTCCTGGCTCTTCTAAGTGGAGTTCCTACTTGCGTTGCAGGAATCGTAATCGGGTACACCGGCTTCTCGGAACTTTCCATGATTATAAACATGCCGGCCAGTTTTCTATTATTGATTTGGATGTTTTGTATCGGCATCCTGAGTTGGAAGCGTTCTACATAA
- a CDS encoding MarR family winged helix-turn-helix transcriptional regulator: MLILEDQLGFNLNRVAVLFRRELIRALKDYHLSPEQWQVLATLWSKGPLTQRQIIDVTLQDAPSTSKMIRRMIQRGYVDLSISEEDRRVTLIKLTKLGESYKKEVPRKLVNHFESLLKNYPQKNREILLFQLKELRKVLNDEMGEQ, encoded by the coding sequence ATGCTTATTTTAGAAGATCAATTAGGATTTAATCTAAATAGGGTCGCAGTATTGTTCAGACGGGAATTGATACGTGCATTAAAAGATTATCATCTTTCTCCCGAACAATGGCAAGTACTGGCGACGCTCTGGTCCAAAGGGCCTCTTACCCAAAGACAAATCATAGATGTTACCCTACAAGATGCCCCTTCCACATCGAAAATGATCCGGAGGATGATTCAGCGCGGATATGTCGATCTATCGATTTCAGAAGAAGATCGAAGAGTCACGCTGATCAAACTAACGAAACTCGGCGAATCTTATAAAAAGGAAGTTCCAAGAAAGCTCGTAAATCACTTCGAGTCGTTACTTAAAAATTATCCTCAAAAAAATAGGGAAATCCTCCTATTCCAATTGAAGGAATTGCGGAAAGTCTTAAACGACGAAATGGGAGAACAATAA
- a CDS encoding DoxX family membrane protein, producing the protein MKLFTFSVHVLFGGIFLLFGLSKFYPFMPIPPMNPQAANFIAALIGTGYLWYLIGAIETIAGLMVILRRKVPLALLILAPIITNIVFYLLILQRGIGFLPIAMSIFLVFSEGYLIYLYRNSYKSIIFEPEKS; encoded by the coding sequence ATGAAACTTTTCACTTTCAGCGTTCACGTATTATTTGGGGGGATATTCCTTCTTTTTGGGTTAAGCAAATTCTATCCCTTCATGCCGATTCCGCCTATGAATCCTCAAGCAGCTAACTTCATTGCAGCCTTAATCGGAACGGGGTATCTTTGGTATTTGATCGGAGCAATCGAAACGATAGCCGGATTAATGGTAATTTTACGTCGTAAAGTGCCTTTAGCCCTCTTAATTTTAGCTCCAATCATCACCAATATCGTCTTTTACCTGCTTATATTGCAGAGAGGGATAGGCTTTCTCCCTATAGCGATGAGTATTTTCCTGGTCTTCTCGGAAGGGTATCTCATTTATCTATACAGAAATTCCTATAAAAGTATAATTTTCGAACCGGAAAAATCGTAG
- a CDS encoding coiled-coil domain-containing protein, producing the protein MQDNIELFVRRLPHIFFILFSIPILFYLYTGYKERKRLKFFISWQAIVSYILITSGFVLIVLSAYLSIDDILTIFRELTTLFAFIYGVFATIHDFHEKDNETGKRVVTNVGKIGVMVLTVNILLSMSTDYVNQALANIDKDHLDSKIKILEQEYITQTGEIKGDTSLLLSNYQQYIELSHRKVGELEAEIEKLRTESQNTAQALKETQGRLAQSLQENQERVKELETVNGQLTVKTQDAAVYASKFSDASQKLEDRQKTITQINADLQSKTIEIATLTQRGNVCGADLIASKKTIGDLSGQIQSKIGDINACGAKLSESSKTITELKKNVADANLSLNSKINEWNLCSSQLAELKVQISEKAKSLSDATALANQRATDLRNCRATIDKEVGGITQRLSGIEDFLKAKSATQESKP; encoded by the coding sequence ATGCAGGATAATATTGAACTTTTTGTAAGAAGACTTCCCCATATATTCTTTATTCTTTTTTCGATACCGATCTTATTTTACTTATATACCGGCTATAAAGAACGCAAACGGTTAAAATTCTTCATTTCTTGGCAGGCGATTGTTTCTTACATATTGATTACCAGCGGATTCGTTTTAATTGTTCTTTCCGCTTATCTTTCCATCGACGACATATTGACGATCTTCCGGGAGCTCACTACCTTATTTGCCTTCATTTACGGCGTTTTTGCGACGATCCACGATTTCCATGAAAAGGATAATGAAACGGGCAAAAGGGTCGTCACTAATGTAGGAAAGATCGGGGTCATGGTTTTGACCGTGAACATCTTATTGTCGATGAGCACGGATTACGTCAACCAGGCTCTTGCAAATATCGATAAGGATCATTTGGATTCCAAAATTAAGATTCTCGAGCAGGAATACATAACGCAAACCGGGGAAATTAAAGGCGATACCTCTCTTTTACTTTCAAATTATCAGCAATATATCGAATTATCGCATCGAAAAGTCGGAGAGTTAGAAGCGGAAATCGAGAAGTTGAGAACGGAATCGCAAAACACCGCCCAGGCGTTGAAAGAAACGCAAGGAAGACTAGCTCAATCTTTACAGGAAAACCAAGAAAGAGTGAAAGAACTCGAAACGGTCAACGGTCAACTTACCGTTAAAACCCAGGACGCCGCCGTATATGCATCTAAATTTTCCGACGCCTCGCAAAAACTGGAAGATCGACAAAAGACGATAACCCAAATTAATGCCGACCTACAATCCAAAACGATCGAGATAGCTACTTTAACTCAGAGAGGAAACGTCTGCGGCGCCGATCTAATCGCTTCGAAAAAAACAATCGGTGATTTAAGCGGCCAAATTCAAAGCAAAATCGGAGATATAAATGCTTGCGGTGCGAAACTCTCCGAATCGTCGAAAACGATAACCGAATTAAAGAAGAACGTAGCCGACGCGAATCTTTCCTTAAATTCCAAAATCAACGAGTGGAATTTGTGCTCTTCCCAGCTTGCTGAATTAAAAGTTCAGATTTCCGAAAAAGCCAAATCCCTATCGGACGCGACTGCGCTCGCGAATCAAAGGGCCACCGACCTTCGAAACTGTCGTGCCACCATAGACAAGGAAGTGGGAGGAATAACGCAAAGGTTATCGGGAATAGAGGACTTTCTAAAAGCAAAATCGGCAACCCAGGAATCGAAACCATGA
- a CDS encoding thioredoxin family protein: MKRAFFLFSILSIFVYSLYAIKPGDIAPEFSEKDISGKLRNLSEFKGKFLVLEWHNQGCPFVKKHYGSGNMQKLQKEITAKGVVWLSVISSAPGKQGYVTPEEEKEYLKKSQAVPSAVLFDPDGTMGKAYGAKTTPQMVLISPEGKILYNGAIDDRPSTDQSDIPLAKNYIVAAVGEALTGKQISVSTSQPYGCSVKYD; encoded by the coding sequence ATGAAACGGGCGTTTTTTCTATTTTCGATACTTTCGATATTCGTTTATTCATTGTACGCAATCAAGCCCGGAGACATTGCTCCGGAATTTTCGGAAAAGGATATCTCCGGAAAGCTGCGTAATTTATCCGAGTTTAAGGGTAAGTTTTTAGTTCTTGAATGGCATAATCAGGGATGTCCTTTCGTTAAAAAGCATTATGGATCCGGAAACATGCAGAAATTGCAGAAGGAAATAACTGCAAAGGGAGTGGTTTGGTTGAGTGTAATATCGTCCGCACCGGGAAAGCAGGGTTATGTTACGCCTGAGGAAGAAAAAGAGTATCTAAAAAAATCCCAAGCGGTTCCTTCCGCAGTTCTATTCGATCCGGATGGGACAATGGGGAAGGCATACGGAGCAAAGACAACTCCGCAGATGGTGCTTATTTCCCCTGAGGGAAAAATACTATATAACGGTGCAATTGATGACAGACCATCCACTGACCAGTCAGATATTCCTTTAGCGAAAAATTATATTGTGGCTGCGGTTGGAGAAGCGTTAACGGGAAAACAGATCAGCGTTTCCACGTCTCAGCCGTACGGATGTTCCGTTAAATACGACTGA
- a CDS encoding DUF4345 family protein, whose amino-acid sequence MQTHTLELEDSKNEPRSKLLTLISKGYLFLNLAVYFAFAVSFFIAPTTLANQIGFSIHSTAALADFRAMYGGLCLGIGILILLGILRQKTRIAAIQISVFTAGGLLLGRLVTLLLDGSGNEYIYISMLTEVFGVALGFFLLRK is encoded by the coding sequence ATGCAAACGCATACTCTTGAACTCGAAGACTCCAAAAACGAACCTCGTTCGAAATTACTTACGCTGATCTCTAAAGGATATTTGTTTTTAAATTTAGCGGTCTACTTCGCTTTTGCCGTTAGTTTCTTTATCGCACCGACGACACTCGCCAACCAGATCGGATTTTCGATACATTCGACCGCTGCACTTGCCGATTTCCGTGCGATGTACGGCGGCCTGTGCTTGGGAATAGGCATCCTGATCTTACTAGGGATACTCCGGCAAAAAACTCGAATTGCAGCGATTCAAATCTCCGTTTTCACGGCAGGCGGACTTCTTCTCGGCAGGCTGGTTACTTTACTTCTCGATGGTTCGGGAAATGAATACATTTATATTAGCATGTTAACTGAAGTATTCGGGGTCGCATTGGGATTCTTCCTTTTACGGAAGTGA